GGACTGGGCTTTCAGATGAACAAGCCGCCGATGAAGCTCGTCGAAGTACTCAAATCGGATCTCAAAGAACGGGCGGAGTTCGCTGGTGCCCGCGTCAAGGACAAACTCGGAGCGGCGCTTCCGACCCGGCGGCCGTACGATTCGGCGGTCGCCCCCGGTTATCTTGCGGTCGGTGACGCTGCTGGCCACGTCAATCCGATCACAGGTGGTGGCATTCCGGGCGCGGCTAAGGCCGGTCACTGGGCTGCACAAGCAGCCGTTGAGGCGATTTCTGATGGTGTGCCCGACGACGAAGACGCGCTGTGGGAGTACAACCACCGTGTCATGACCGACTTCGGGAAGAAGTTTGCCGCGATGGATCTGTACAACATCTGGGGTGGTGCGACTGATCTGGACGAGATCCTCGACGTGATCACGAAACTTCCGGCTGGCCACTTCGCTGAAACGGTCGCCAAAAGCGGCTCGACGTCGATGGGTCTCGTTACGAAGGTCAAAACCGCTGCAAAGACGGTCGGCCACTGGGATATGTTGTACGACCTGTGGCGTGTAAACAGAAAGAGTAGCGAACTCAAAGAGGTGTACGACGACTATCCTACGAGCATCGACGACTTCGATCAGTGGGTCCAGACTCGTGATGAGTTGCTAGATGAAGTGTACGAGATCACCGGTGCCGAGTCTAAGTACTGAGCCGCTCGTTTCGAGCTGTTTCGAGTACGGTGGTTTGACCCGTTCGTGGTCATCGGTCCCGTGGGATGTGGATGCATTCGCGTCCACAACTCCTTTTGAGTAGTCCGTCGAAGAGTCGTATATGTCTGAGGAATCGAATCTCACCCCCGAGAGCGTCGACACCACCAACGGGATGCCGATGCTCGGACTGGGCACCTGGCAGAACGACGATCCCGACCAGTGTGTCGAGACCGTCAGTACGGCCTTAGAGATGGGCTACCGATACATCGATACCGCTCAGGCCTACGACAACGAGACGAGCGTCGGCGAAGGGATTCGATCGTCGGCCGTCGATCGAGACGAGGTGTTCCTTGCAACGAAACTCTGGTATGACCAACTCGACCGCGATACCATCGTCGAATCGACCCAAGCTAGTCTCGATCGACTCAGTGTTGATTCGGTCGATCTGTTGTACCCCCATTGGCCTGCCGGATCGTACGATGCCGAGGCAACCATGGACGGATTCGCTGAACTCGTCGATACCGGGGCGATCGAACGGGTTGGCCTGAGCAACTTCACCCCTGAACTGATCGAGGAGGCTCGTTCGGTCTCCGACGTGCCGATCTTCGCCCTTCAGGTCGAGTGTCATCCCCTGTTCCAGCAAGAACGGCTGCGGGAGTACTGTGCGGACGCCGGTATCGAACTCGTCGCGTACTCACCGCTCGCCCGTGGAGCCGTGTTTGACGTTCCCGAAATCGAGGAAGTGGCACGGAAACACGGCGTCAGCGAAGCCCAAGTGAGCCTCGCGTGGTTGAACGAACACGGGATTACCGCCATCCCCAAAGCGACCGGCCCGGACCACCTCCGCGACAACCTAGGGGCAGCCACGCTCGATCTCGATCCTGCGGACGTCCAAACCATCGACGACATCGACCGAAAAGAGCGACAGATCAATCCTTCGTTCGCTCCCGATAGCTGGTAACGACCCTGAACCGTTATTTCGGTCTCGTTCGAACGGTTCGTATGGAATTCGATCAGCCCAAAGCGATCGGATCGTTCGTCATACTACTGGTCGTCCTACTCGGTGGGACGTTCACCAGTCCGATGCCGACCAACGTCTCGGCGATGGTCAGTGTCGGCCTCATCGTCTTCGGTGTTCTCACCTTCTATATCGGCGTCAAACACGGGGAGTTCCGCGCGACGCGTTAATCCTTGCCTGGTCGTTCACGCTCGGCGACGGTGTACAGCGCGTTCGACACCGTTCCGTGTCCGGTCACTTTCGGGCGCGTGGTGTAATCGTCGTAGCCGTGATCGAGGATTCGGTTTCGGTTGAGACAGAGTTTCGTAAACTCCGGTTTGAACAGATCGAACGTTTCGAACCGAGCTCGGTGTTCGGGGAATCGAGCGTGATATCTCTCGATCGTCGCCCGGACCTGCGTCCAAAACCGATGTTCGTCGTATCCTTCTTGTCGTTCGAGTAGCTCCGAGACGTATCTAAGCACGCAGATGAACAGGGTTCCGAAGATGTGTTGACAGAGGTCTTCGGGTGGGAGCTGATGGAGGATGTGGTGTTTGTACCGATCGTCCGCTCGGAGCGTCTCGTCCAATCGCTCGTCCAGTTCCGGAAGCGGCCGATCGGTGATCGCAACCTCATCAACGAAGTCTGTGAGCGCGATCCGAGTCGGAACGCCGTTTTCGAGCACGAGCACCACGTTCGTCCCATGGGGCATGAACACGGTTCCGTACCGATAGAGGTAATGACACAAAGGAAACAACAGCACTTCGAACAGTTCCTCCAGCCACGACTCCATCGAGAGCGGCGAGCGTTCGACGAACTCCGTGAGAATCGGCGTTCCATCGATGTCTTCGTGGAACAACGCGGCCAGCGTCACTGGTCGCTCGGTCGGTTCGAGCATCCCTTCGACGCTTTCCCGCCAGACACAGCCCAGCAGTTCGTGGAACTGATAGGGTGCGTCGTCGAGTCTTGAGAGCGCCGGGTGGTCGTAACAGACGCTAGCGATTTCCCCCGGGAGCAACAGCTCACACTCCTCGCGAAGGAATCGATCGTGATCGCGTACGTCTTTGACGAACGCCGTCACTTCTGGAGCGGCTCTAGCTTGCTCTCCAAGGATCCCTCGGTAGACGTTGGTGTTTAGAATGCGAAGCGGGAGTTTGACGTGATGTTTCTCGGGTGCGTCGACGTTCGTCACGGTTCGGATCGACTGCTGTGGGAGATACTCGTCCAGTCCCTTGCCCACCGGAACGATGGCGTCAGTGGCAATCTCGCCCGCGAAAAACGGCACGATGCTGTGTGTCCACTGCCAGTCGTGGACGGGGAACAAGTAGTAGTTCGCTGGGTCGAGTCCCTGTTCGAGCAGTCGATCAGCGAACACTGCGTACTGTTGGCCGAGTTCCGCGCGGAGCAACGACTCGTGATCGATCGGATCGAGCGCCGAGAACGTCGCGCGGTCGCGGTGAGCAGCGATCCACGACAGCGTCTGTGGCCGTTTCATCTCGGGCGCGTAGTCGAGATACTCTTCGTAGCTGAATCCGACCCGCCCTTTGTTGTACGTGAACCACGGATGGCCGGTCATCTCCCCTTCGATCGCTGCATACTCCATGTCGACGATCCGTTCGTCGTCCTCTCGCGTGGCGGTTCGACGTTCCAGAGTAGCGTCTGCGAGCAGCGTGTTGTTGTACTCCCGGACGAGATACCCCAGCGTGCGATCGGAGACGCCGATGTGTGTCTGTGCGTCCATCAGCAGTTTCACGGCGTCGTCCGGACGGCTCCATGCCCCATTCTCGCGACGAAACACGGTGCCGGGAAGCACCCTGTAGCTGTCGAACAGCCGTCGTTCGGCGTCGAATCGGTAGTCGACGCCTCCCCGCAACGATAGCCGGTAGCGCGTCCCTCCCGACTCGGTCCCGATCGATTCGATCGGTTTCGGATCGATCAGCTCCTCGTACATGAACTCCGACAGCATTTTCCGGAGCAGCCGACGGTTCACCGTGATCCACACGTCTTCATCTCGGATCGTGTCTGGTACGTTCATGGTATCTATGAAACGTGTTGAACGCGGTTGCTCTTGAGTCTCGCCCGACCAGAACGGTGCTATACCCCGTACGTTTCGGAATACCCTCCCGTGTCGTTCCCGTTTGTTCGTCACATGCCCACGAGTTCGGACATCGCACGGCGGTGTGAGACCGAGGACATCGATCTGGTCCGGTTGCTGTTCGTCACTCCCAACGGCGTGGTCCGCGCACAATCGGTCGCTGCGGACGACATTGCAACCGCGATAGACGAGGGAGTTCCAGCGTCAAAGCTGGTACACGCGTACAACGCACTCGGCTTTAGAAAGAAAGACGGCCGGTTCGATGCCGCTGGAGAGGTGTTGCTCCGTCCGGACCCGGCGACGTTCCGGACGTTACCGTACGCGGATCGGTGTGGGGGAATGCTCTGTGACGTGCGGACGCTTGCGGACAGTCCATGGGCCGCCGACCCACGAACCACCCTCAGCTCGCTCATTGAGACGATAGCGTCGGCGGATCTCGTCCCATCAGTCGCGTTCGAAAGCGAGTTTCATCTCCTCGCCGAGAAGGAGGACGAACTCGTTCCGACGGACGGACGCGGCGCGTACGCGACCGCGTCTACCCGCGACACCCACGAGTTCGTGCTTGCTGTCCGAGACGCGCTTGCCGACCAAGGGATCTCCGTCGGGAAGTATTACCCCGAATGGGGTGCCGGGAAACACGAGATCGTCCTCGATCACGGACCGGCACTCACCGCTGCCGACGAACACGTGTTGTTCAAAGAGACCGTCGAGAGCGTCGCGGCGACCCACGGGTATCAAGCCACGTTCCTTCCCAAGCCGGCAACGCACTCGACGAACGGCTGTCACATCCACTGTTCGCTGTGGGACGGATCGAACAATCGGTTTGCCGGTTCGGACGGGATCAGTGAGACGGCAGCGTCGTTCATCGCGGGCGTACTCGAACACGCTCCCGGGCTGACGGCGTTGACGGCGGGCACGGTCAACTCGTATGCCCGGCTCCGTCCACAGGTCGGTGCCACAGCGTTCACGTGTTGGGGGTACGGTAACCGAGAGGCGTTGGTGCGGGTCCCGGGTCACGCTGCCGGTGCCACCGACGCCGTCCGCATCGAATACCGGGCCGCAGACAACACCGCGAATCCATACATCGCGTTGATAGGACTGCTCGCTGCCGGTCTCGACGGGATCAAGCGCGAGCTATCACCGCCCGAACCGCTTGACAGTGATCCCGGAAATCTATCCGTGGACGAACGGGATCGACGGGGGATCGAACGCCTTCCGACGACGCTTCGAGAGGCTCTTACCGCGTTGGCGGACGATCGCGTGTTGCGAAACGCTCTCGGAGCGGAACTGTACCAAACGTATCTCGACGTGAAACGGAGCCATTGGGAAGCGTTTACAGAAAGCGCAGCTACGTGGGAGCGCGATCGACTCAGAAACGTGTATTGAGGGGTTTACAGGCGATTCACACGCCAGCGTCGTCTTCGGAAAGGCCCACGATGAGCGCGCCAGCCGCCATCGTGAGCGAAGCGACGCCCGCGAACGCCGACGGGATGGCGTTCGTCATGGCAATACCGATGATCAGGGCGGTGCTGACGGCCAGAAGGAGTCCCCCAACTCCTAATCGTTGTTTCTCCGTTTTCATCACCGCTAACTATCGTCCACATCCCCATAAGCGTCATCAAACCAAGCGAAACGACAGGGTCGTTCGTGATGTTCGTCCCCTCCTCGTGTCGAGAGGGTTTTCATTCGCCGGGTCGGATGGTGGGTATGGACGGGGGAGAACGCGAGCGTCTTCGGACTATTGCCGACTACCAGTTTGGAAGCGGTGCTGGGCGAGCGCTGTTTCCGGCTGCTGAGACGCTGTCGGTGGTCCGAACCTCTTCCGGGCGGCCCCAACAGATAACGTGTGACGGGGGTCCCCACGAGGGTCGACGGATCGTCTCCTACGGTGTGGACGGTCGATTCACGCTCGGGATCGAGGGTGGACGCCGGCTGTTTGCGGCGCTCGGACGGCCGATCGTGCGGGTTGGAGACGAGAGCGTTCCGTTCGTCACAGACGGGAAAAACGCGTTTGCGAAGTTCGTCCGGGACGTCGATGACGACGTCCGCCCCGGCGATGAGGTGCTCATCACGTGTGCTGAGACGCTGCTCGCCGTCGGTCGGGCTGAACTGTCTGCCAGCGCCATGACGGATTTTCACACCGGTGTCGCCGTTTCGGTTCGTGATAGTTTCTCGGAGCAAGCGATCCGATCGGAACCATAGAGCAGTACGCTTTTGCCGTTTCCGCCGTTCGAACTACGTATGTTTGGTGGAGGCGGTCTCGATCCGCGCAAGATGCAACAGATGATGGAACAGATGGGAATCGACACGTCAGATATCGACGCTGAAGAGGTAATCATTCGAACGGCGGATGAGGACCTCGTCTTTACGTCGCCGGAGGTACAGCGCATTTCTGCGCAGGGCCAGGCCACGTACCAGATCGTCGGTGAACCCGATACCCGCGATACCTCAGACGACACCGCCGAGGACGGTCGTGAGGCGATTCCCGAGGACGACGTCGAGATCGTCGTCCAGCGGACGGGCGTCAGCACGGATGAGGCCCGTGAGGCACTCGAAGCCGAGGACGGTGACCTCGCGGCTGCGGTGTCCCGACTGGAGTGATCCTCCTCGTTTACGAGGATCGGGAGTACCTCCTCGCACCGGGTGAGACGCTCGAAACCGACCTCGGTGTCCTGGAGGTGCCGGACGATGTCTCGCCCGGCGACACCGTCGAGACACATCTCGGCACGGCGTTTAAGGCACGCGCACTCCGTGGACCGGATCTCTTCGCGCATTTCGAGCGCACCGGGGCTCCGATGATGCCCCGCGACATCGGATTGGTGATGGGTCACACCGGCGTCAGTGGCAGCGATCGGGTGCTCGACGCCGGGACAGGGACGGGCGTGCTGAGCGCCTACCTCGCCCGGGCGGGTGCGACCGTCGTCACCTACGAAACGGATCCCGACTTCGCCGACGTCGCCCGCGAGAACATGGCGGTTGCCGGTGTCGAGGACGCCGTCGACGTTCGCACCGGGGACGTGACCGAGGCGATCGATGATCTGTGTGCCGGCGATCCGTTCGATCTCATCACACTCGACACCCGCGACGCACCCAGCGTCATCAGACGAGCGCCCGAGCTGCTCGTCTCGGGAGGATTCGTTTCCGCGTACGTTCCTTTCGTCGAAGGAACCCGAAACGTCGTCGAGACCGCCCGATCGGCTGGCTTTCAGAACATCGAAACCTACGAGACGATCCAACGAACGATGGATATCGACGACCGCGGAACCCGCCCATCGACGGCTGGCGTCGGCCACACCGGGTATCTCGTGTTCGCGCGCGCTTGAACTAGTCCACGTTATGTGGTTACCGTCCGAGCTGTTCGTGGGCGGACGCGAGGTTGTCGGCGGCGAGCGCGCCGAGCAACGAGAGCTCACCCGCGAGCGCGCCCACAGCAATGCGTTCTGCGAACGCGTCGGCGTTCGTTCCGGGGGGATCCCCGCCACCGCGCACGCCGAGGATGTCGAGTGCTTCGTTCTGAGTCGGTAGCTTCGTTCCGCCGCCGACTGTCCCGACGTCGAGGCTGGCGATCGTCACACTCGCGTACAGTTCGTCTCCGCGCACGTCGACGGTCGTGATGGCGTTGCCACCCTCTACGACCTGAGCAGCGTCCTGTCCGGTTGCGAGGAACACGGCGGCAACGACGTTTGCGGCGTGGGCGTTGAATCCCAAACTCCCCGCCTTGGCGCTGCCGACGAGGTTTTTGCGGGTGTTGGCTTCTTCGATCGCTTCCGGCGTCGTGCCGAACCGGTCTTCGACCTGCTCGCGGGTGAGCACGACGTCCGCGCCGACCGTGCGGCCCCGACCCTCGACCGCGTTGATCGCAGCGGGCTTTTTGTCTGAGCAGAGGTTGCCCGAGAGTGCTACCAGATCTGCGGGAGTTTCTTCTTCAAGTAGCTCACAGGCCGCTTCCGTTGCGATGGTGGCCATGTTCATTCCCATCGCGTCTTTGGTGTCGTAGCCAAACCGGAGAAACACTGAATCGCCGACGACGTACGGCGTCACATCTAGCAGCTCGCCGTGGTCGGTCGTCTCGGCCGCCGCCGCCGCAAGTTTCGCTTCGTTTTCACGCACCCACGAGGCGACCGTCCCGGCTTCGTGGACGTTCTCGACACGAAACACGGGGGCACGAGTCATTTTCGACTGGAACACCCGGGCATTGGCCCCTCCGGCGGCCTGGATCGCCGAACAGCCCCGGTTCACCGAGGCGACCAGCGCGCCTTCCGTGGTGGCGAGCGGGAGATACGCCGTTCCGCTCGCACTTGACCCATCAACGGTGAGCGGCCCGGCTACGCCGACGGGAATCTGTACCGCGCCGACCATGTTCTCGATGTTCGATTGAGCATCACCGGCGTCGAAGGCGTACGCACCGAGCGCCGAGAGATCAGTGTCGGTCTCTTGTGCGATGAGCCGACGGCGCGCCTCGACCGCGGTGTCGGCGTCCGCGTGGGCTTCGAGTTCGTGTAACGCGAGGTCACCCGACAGCACACGATCCGCGAGCGTTTCTGGTGCAGACATACCGGAATTCTATCTCCCGAGTGACTAAGACCCGTTGTTGTCGCTTCGAACGAGCAGTTCCCCAGCAAGCACACCGACACACCTGTTCGAGATCACGTTTCCCTCTCGGTCCATACCGAATCGAGCTGGTCGAAAGAGATACACTGTTGTCGTGAACTGCCCCTCATATTTTTGCTCGTTCCCCCCACCGTGGTGGTATGACCGATTCCGCAGACCTGATCGTGACCAACGCAGAGATCCACACGCTCACCGATCCCGACGAGACCCATGAAGCGCTCGCCGTCCGCGACGGGAAAATCGTCCGCATCGGGCGTCAGTATGAGATCGGCTTTCTCGAAGGGATCGACACAACGGTCATCGATCTCGATGGCGATGTACTCCTGCCGGGATTCATCGACGCCCATACGCACATGGAGCAGCTCGGCTGCCGACTCGTTCACGCGGACCTCTCGGCTGCGGATTCCATCGAGGAGGCTGTCGCGCTGTTGTGTGAGGAACGCGAGCGGACGGCGACGGGGTGGGTGCTCGGCTACGGCTACGATGAAAGCGCGTGGAATGAGGACCGACTGTTGTGCCGCGACGATCTCGATCGTGTGAGTGAGGAGCGCCCGGTCGTCGCGTTCCGCGAGGACCTCCACACGGGGAGCCTCAACTCGGTCGCCCTCGAACGCTACGGATCCGACATGCCGGTTGACGACGTTCGGCGGTCGGGAGGCGAACCGACGGGCGTCGTCGTAGAGGATGCGCTTTCGGTCGTTCGCCGCGACACCGCGCCCGGCCGTGAGCGGATGCACGATCTCATCACGGCGGCCCGGGATTGCGCCCACGAACTCGGCGTCACCGGCGTCCATGACATGGTGCGCTGGTCGGCCGCCCCACGGGTGTACCGGGAACTCGATCGGGCAGACCAACTCGAACTCCGTGTGCGTATCAACTACTGGAGCGATCACCTCGACGCACTGGACGAGCTCGGCACCGTCACGAACCACGGCAGCGAGTTCGTCCGTGTGGGTGGTGTCAAAAGCTACACGGATGGGAGTTTCGGCGGTCGAACTGCCCAACTCGCCGAGCCGTACGAAAACGGGGCCACCGGTCAGTGGGTCACGGGTCCCGAGCAGCTCCGAGAGATCGTCACGCGCGCGAATGAAGGAGACCACCAGTGTTGTGTCCACGCGATCGGTGACCGAGCCGTCGAAACGGTACTCGACAGCTACGAGGCGACCGACGATCCCAGCGGCAGCCGCCACCGTATCGAACACGCCGAACTCCTGTCGGAGCCGCTGCTCGAACAGTTCGCCGAGATGGGTGTCGTCGCCTCAGTTCAGCCGAATTTCCTCAAATGGGCACGCGAGGACGGGCTGTACGAGGACCGCATCGGCCGCGAGCGCACCCGACGGACAAATCAGTATCGCGCGCTACTCGATGCAGGAGTTCCGCTGGCGTTTGGCAGCGACTGCATGCCGCTCGATCCGCTCTTTGGCGTCGAGCAAACCGTCACGGCTCCCGCCGAACAGCAACGGCTCACCATCACCGAAGCCCTCCGGGCGTACACCGCTGGCGCGGCGTACGCCGGCTTCGACGAGCATCGGCTGGGCACCATCGAACCCGGGAACTGCGCCGATCTCGTCGCACTCGACCGGTCACCGTGGGAGATCGCTCCCGACGCGATCGCTGATATTGCGGTTACTCACACGATCGTGGACGGTCGGGTCGTCTACAGCTAAGGCAGGGGTGTTTCGTGGACAACTCGACCGTATTTTTGCTCCAGTGTCGGGAGCGGTCTTTGTGACTGACCGCGAGATTATGATGTACGGGGTTCGTCCTCCTGTCGAATCGAATACATCGGGGAGGAGGACGACCGTTCAGAACCGGCTTTTCTTCTTAAAGAGGTTGAGTCAAACGAGGCCGGATGAAGCTACTGCATACTCATCAGTTCTCTTCGGCCGCGACCGACAGCTGACACGACGGTTTCTCGTCCTCGCTGGTGCTATTTTCTTCGCGAGTTTTGTGGTGTACACGAGCTTTCCGGTGTACGAAGGTCTTCCATTCACGTTTCTGTTGATTGTGCCGTCTATCCCGATCATGGCAGACACCCTAGCACTCGTCAGCGCCTACCTCAACGACGGTCTCCTCGTGAGTGCCCTACTGCCTGTCATGGCCGTACTCGGACTGAAACTCTCGTTGAGTATCTGGCTCTATTTTAATCTAGTTCCTAGTTATAACCCAGCTGGAATCGATTTTGTGCCACTACTCATCACAGTCGCCTTCGGAATAGGTGTCAGTGTCGCTATCGGAGCTGGCACACGACGGGCTGTCGATCACATAAACTCATAAACGTAGGGTCAGGGAGGTGGAGCGTTCGACGCTGACGGCGAGAGCATTGCTCTCGCCACTGCCTCCTTCTAACGACTGAGACTCCGATACGAGACGGACACGCTGTTAGCTTCACACCAAAGCTACCGGTGTCACAAACAGAGCAACTGGCCCGTCGTTTGCACTCACAACAGAAGATTTATACAGTTGAAACAACAGGTATATTGGAAAGGATCGCCTACGATCCTTGCTTTTGAAGAAAAAAGTTTATCAATACGTACCATCCTTGAACTAGTAACTTCGGTGCCGACCAATGGCAGAAATGGAAACTACGGGGTTCGAGACGGAACTCAGTCTGTTCAAATACGATAACCTCGAACGCCTCCCGCCGGCGTATCGTGATCTGTCCGAGGCAGACCGGACCGATCGCATCGAGGCAGCTCGTTCAGAACTGGGTGATGACGTGATCGTTCTCGGGCACAACTATCAGCGCCGAGAGATCGTCGAACACGCCGATTTCATCGGTGACTCCTATGAGCTGAGTAAGCGCGCGGCGAACGCGGACGCGCCGTACGTGGTGTTCTGTGGGGTGACGTTCATGGCCGAAAGCGCCGACATCATCACTGACGACGATCAGACGGTGATCCTGCCGTCGATGGAGGCGTCCTGTCCGATGGCAGGGATGGCAGAGGCCTTACAAGTCGATTCGGCATGGGCACAGATCACCGATGTGGTCCCCGACGCCGACATCGTTCCGATCACGTACATGAACTCGTATGCGGACCTGAAGGCGTTCTGTGCCGAACAGGGTGGGCTAGTGTGTACCTCCTCGAACGCCCATCACGCCTTCGAGTGGGCGTTAGAACGCGGCGACAAGGTGCTGTTTCTCCCGGATAAACACCTCGGGGAGAACACAGCCAACCGGATCGGACTAGAGGACAGCATCGTGGAGTGGGACCCGTGGGATCCCGAGAACACGACCACCGACGCGGAGATCGAAGCGGCCGACGTGGTTCTCTGGGACGGCTACTGTCAAGTCCACGAACGGTTCCGCGTCGACCACGTTGAGTCGGTGCGTGAAGACTATCCCAACGCTAATGTCATCGTTCACCCCGAATGTCGCCGGGAAGTCGTGGACGCTGCCGACGTTGCGGGGAGCACGTCGACGATCTGTGAGACGGTTGCCAACGCTGACCCCGGCGAGACGTGGGCTATCGGGACGGAGATCCACCTCACCAACCACCTCCAGCGGTGGCATCCCGACGTGAACGTGTTGCCGTTGTGTGGAGATGCGTGTATGGACTGTAACGCGATGCGCCAGATCGACCCCAACTATCTGACGTGGGTGCTCGAAGAGTTGGTGGCTGGCCACGAGCGGAACGTCATTTCGGTCGCGCCCGAGGAGACGGAACTGGCACAGGTCGCACTCGATCGGATGTTGGAGGTGTGATCGCGGATGTCGTTGTCAATCGAATCGATGACTGACGTGTTGGTCGTCGGCAGCGGGATCGCGGGCTGTGCGACAGCGCTTGCTGCTGCCCGCAACGGCGCACAGGTCACGCTGGTCACGAAGGCCAGCGAACCGGAGGAAGCGACGTCGTGGTGGGCCCAAGGCGGAATCGCCGTTACGCGGACGGACCCCGCCGCGTTCAAACGAGACATCCGCACGGCCAGCGACGACACCGCCGAACCCGAGGCCGTCGATGTGCTCGTCGAGAACGCCCGCAG
The sequence above is drawn from the Halocatena salina genome and encodes:
- a CDS encoding IucA/IucC family protein yields the protein MNVPDTIRDEDVWITVNRRLLRKMLSEFMYEELIDPKPIESIGTESGGTRYRLSLRGGVDYRFDAERRLFDSYRVLPGTVFRRENGAWSRPDDAVKLLMDAQTHIGVSDRTLGYLVREYNNTLLADATLERRTATREDDERIVDMEYAAIEGEMTGHPWFTYNKGRVGFSYEEYLDYAPEMKRPQTLSWIAAHRDRATFSALDPIDHESLLRAELGQQYAVFADRLLEQGLDPANYYLFPVHDWQWTHSIVPFFAGEIATDAIVPVGKGLDEYLPQQSIRTVTNVDAPEKHHVKLPLRILNTNVYRGILGEQARAAPEVTAFVKDVRDHDRFLREECELLLPGEIASVCYDHPALSRLDDAPYQFHELLGCVWRESVEGMLEPTERPVTLAALFHEDIDGTPILTEFVERSPLSMESWLEELFEVLLFPLCHYLYRYGTVFMPHGTNVVLVLENGVPTRIALTDFVDEVAITDRPLPELDERLDETLRADDRYKHHILHQLPPEDLCQHIFGTLFICVLRYVSELLERQEGYDEHRFWTQVRATIERYHARFPEHRARFETFDLFKPEFTKLCLNRNRILDHGYDDYTTRPKVTGHGTVSNALYTVAERERPGKD
- a CDS encoding geranylgeranyl reductase family protein, with amino-acid sequence MSAEAYDVVVVGGGTAGAFAAAAVANEGHSVALLERKSEGDAGHIACGDAIKGKSSFPNTIDLEYLREESFTNDGITRARFENPQSGESMDIGFGGVTGAVVDRKRYGEVLLEEASRIGADVQYETVVHDVIQDSVVQGVKATRNGSVTNYEADIVIDAAGALSLLQDKADFSNTSFDTNVNYSQFCSAYREVIELEKPVEWTDTLVFKPTEELGYLWYFPRSATEINVGLGFQMNKPPMKLVEVLKSDLKERAEFAGARVKDKLGAALPTRRPYDSAVAPGYLAVGDAAGHVNPITGGGIPGAAKAGHWAAQAAVEAISDGVPDDEDALWEYNHRVMTDFGKKFAAMDLYNIWGGATDLDEILDVITKLPAGHFAETVAKSGSTSMGLVTKVKTAAKTVGHWDMLYDLWRVNRKSSELKEVYDDYPTSIDDFDQWVQTRDELLDEVYEITGAESKY
- a CDS encoding methyltransferase domain-containing protein; the protein is MILLVYEDREYLLAPGETLETDLGVLEVPDDVSPGDTVETHLGTAFKARALRGPDLFAHFERTGAPMMPRDIGLVMGHTGVSGSDRVLDAGTGTGVLSAYLARAGATVVTYETDPDFADVARENMAVAGVEDAVDVRTGDVTEAIDDLCAGDPFDLITLDTRDAPSVIRRAPELLVSGGFVSAYVPFVEGTRNVVETARSAGFQNIETYETIQRTMDIDDRGTRPSTAGVGHTGYLVFARA
- a CDS encoding DUF7333 family protein, encoding MEFDQPKAIGSFVILLVVLLGGTFTSPMPTNVSAMVSVGLIVFGVLTFYIGVKHGEFRATR
- a CDS encoding PUA domain-containing protein: MDGGERERLRTIADYQFGSGAGRALFPAAETLSVVRTSSGRPQQITCDGGPHEGRRIVSYGVDGRFTLGIEGGRRLFAALGRPIVRVGDESVPFVTDGKNAFAKFVRDVDDDVRPGDEVLITCAETLLAVGRAELSASAMTDFHTGVAVSVRDSFSEQAIRSEP
- a CDS encoding nascent polypeptide-associated complex protein; protein product: MFGGGGLDPRKMQQMMEQMGIDTSDIDAEEVIIRTADEDLVFTSPEVQRISAQGQATYQIVGEPDTRDTSDDTAEDGREAIPEDDVEIVVQRTGVSTDEAREALEAEDGDLAAAVSRLE
- the glnA2 gene encoding gamma-glutamylputrescine synthetase, which gives rise to MPTSSDIARRCETEDIDLVRLLFVTPNGVVRAQSVAADDIATAIDEGVPASKLVHAYNALGFRKKDGRFDAAGEVLLRPDPATFRTLPYADRCGGMLCDVRTLADSPWAADPRTTLSSLIETIASADLVPSVAFESEFHLLAEKEDELVPTDGRGAYATASTRDTHEFVLAVRDALADQGISVGKYYPEWGAGKHEIVLDHGPALTAADEHVLFKETVESVAATHGYQATFLPKPATHSTNGCHIHCSLWDGSNNRFAGSDGISETAASFIAGVLEHAPGLTALTAGTVNSYARLRPQVGATAFTCWGYGNREALVRVPGHAAGATDAVRIEYRAADNTANPYIALIGLLAAGLDGIKRELSPPEPLDSDPGNLSVDERDRRGIERLPTTLREALTALADDRVLRNALGAELYQTYLDVKRSHWEAFTESAATWERDRLRNVY
- a CDS encoding aldo/keto reductase encodes the protein MSEESNLTPESVDTTNGMPMLGLGTWQNDDPDQCVETVSTALEMGYRYIDTAQAYDNETSVGEGIRSSAVDRDEVFLATKLWYDQLDRDTIVESTQASLDRLSVDSVDLLYPHWPAGSYDAEATMDGFAELVDTGAIERVGLSNFTPELIEEARSVSDVPIFALQVECHPLFQQERLREYCADAGIELVAYSPLARGAVFDVPEIEEVARKHGVSEAQVSLAWLNEHGITAIPKATGPDHLRDNLGAATLDLDPADVQTIDDIDRKERQINPSFAPDSW
- the hmgA gene encoding hydroxymethylglutaryl-CoA reductase (NADPH), producing the protein MSAPETLADRVLSGDLALHELEAHADADTAVEARRRLIAQETDTDLSALGAYAFDAGDAQSNIENMVGAVQIPVGVAGPLTVDGSSASGTAYLPLATTEGALVASVNRGCSAIQAAGGANARVFQSKMTRAPVFRVENVHEAGTVASWVRENEAKLAAAAAETTDHGELLDVTPYVVGDSVFLRFGYDTKDAMGMNMATIATEAACELLEEETPADLVALSGNLCSDKKPAAINAVEGRGRTVGADVVLTREQVEDRFGTTPEAIEEANTRKNLVGSAKAGSLGFNAHAANVVAAVFLATGQDAAQVVEGGNAITTVDVRGDELYASVTIASLDVGTVGGGTKLPTQNEALDILGVRGGGDPPGTNADAFAERIAVGALAGELSLLGALAADNLASAHEQLGR